One genomic region from Fictibacillus marinisediminis encodes:
- a CDS encoding FbpB family small basic protein, giving the protein MRKNRHISFKDLVRENKRELLGDQEAMERIEKKLEEKHTKKA; this is encoded by the coding sequence TTGAGGAAGAACAGACACATCTCGTTTAAGGACCTGGTCAGAGAAAACAAGAGGGAACTGCTGGGCGATCAGGAAGCCATGGAACGAATTGAGAAGAAACTTGAAGAAAAGCATACAAAAAAAGCCTAA
- a CDS encoding acid-soluble spore protein N: MSNPKRHPQSFVPSHLGTQPREGKGNKGKQMANKGNEHPDYVPTKG; this comes from the coding sequence ATGAGCAACCCGAAAAGACATCCGCAATCCTTTGTACCCAGCCATCTGGGGACACAGCCAAGAGAAGGAAAAGGCAATAAGGGAAAACAAATGGCCAACAAAGGCAATGAGCATCCTGATTATGTGCCTACAAAAGGCTGA
- the tlp gene encoding small acid-soluble spore protein Tlp, whose product MAKPDDRSNNVERLQQMVENTQQNIQEANESVQNTDMTSQQKEQIKNKNERREESIQSFQSEIEDEQSYRNNQ is encoded by the coding sequence ATGGCTAAACCAGACGACAGAAGCAATAATGTTGAAAGGCTTCAGCAGATGGTAGAAAATACGCAGCAAAACATTCAGGAAGCGAATGAATCTGTTCAGAATACAGATATGACTTCCCAGCAAAAAGAACAGATCAAGAACAAGAACGAGAGAAGAGAAGAAAGCATTCAATCGTTCCAGAGCGAGATTGAAGATGAGCAATCCTACCGCAATAACCAATAG
- a CDS encoding acyl-CoA thioesterase — translation MLVSEAKVDVRYAETDQMGVVYHANYLVWFEIGRTAFIKDLGFSYAQMEKDGILSPVTEIHANYKKPLTYGDQAKIFTWVDEYTGLKVKYGYEIRNSKDELCVTGNSTHVCVKKDSFRPISIKKVFPDWHQAYEGQKKQKQG, via the coding sequence ATGTTAGTTTCAGAAGCAAAAGTGGACGTAAGGTATGCAGAAACAGATCAAATGGGTGTTGTCTATCATGCCAATTACTTAGTTTGGTTTGAGATTGGCAGGACGGCATTTATTAAAGATCTCGGATTCAGCTATGCACAGATGGAGAAGGATGGAATTTTATCTCCTGTCACTGAGATCCATGCCAATTATAAGAAGCCTCTAACATATGGCGATCAGGCCAAGATTTTCACATGGGTTGATGAATATACAGGACTGAAGGTAAAATACGGTTATGAAATCAGAAATTCCAAAGATGAGCTATGTGTGACTGGGAATTCGACACATGTTTGTGTCAAAAAAGATTCATTTCGTCCCATTTCAATTAAGAAAGTATTTCCGGATTGGCATCAGGCTTATGAAGGACAGAAAAAACAAAAGCAGGGATAA